The Desulfofundulus luciae genome includes the window GAGTATTTCCAGTTTCACGGACAGGTCCACATTGCGGATCTCTATCCCTTCCGGCAGGTTCAAGGCCACCGGGGCAAAGTTTAAAATGGCCTCCAGGCCGTTTTTAACCATAAAGTCGGCCACATCCTGAGCCGCCCGGGGAGGTACGGCGATAATGCCGATGCGGGCTTTGTGTTCCTGAATTACCTCGGGCATTTTTTCCATGGGCAACACTTCAAGTTCGGCAATTTTCTTGCCTATTTTGGTCAGGTCGTTGTCAAAGACGCCCACAATTTTAAAACCCCGGCTGTTAAATCCCTTGTATGTGCATAATGCATATCCTAGATTGCCGGCACCTACCAGAATCAACGGCCAGTCCTGATCCAGCCCCAGAATCTTTTTTGTGTAGCGCATGAGATCTTTGACATTATAGCCAACTCCCCGGGTGCCAAATTCGCCAAAGTAGGCCAGATCCTTGCGCACCTGGGCCGGGCTTACTCCTACCCCTTCAGCGATTTCCCCGGAGGAGACAGTGGTTACTCCGTTGCGGTCGAGCCGTTCAAGATACCGGGAATATATCGATAGCCTGGTTACTGTGGCTTCGGGGACGCGCAGGGTCTTCATCAAATCGCCTCCTTATCTTAGATGTTATTCTATGCAAATAAGGGGCCTTATGCCGGCCCCGGTAGAAGACCGGTTTTTAAGTTATAACATTCACATGCTAGGTATTTTATATCATTTGTGTCCCTGTCTGTCAAATGACTTTTTCCCGGAAAGCAAAGAAAAGCCCCGAAAAGAAGTTTCTCCCCGGGGAATGGTTGCAAACATAGATTCGCCCTTTTCCTCCAACCCTGTGATCTTTATTTTTATTTTTCTATTTTACTGGCAGCGGCAAAGGCCTTCCGGGCTGCTTCCACCGTCCGCTGGATTTGTTCGTCGGTATGAGCCAGGCTGACAAAGGTTGCCTCGAATTGGGACGGAGCCAGGTAAATCCCCTGTTCCAGCATGGACTGGAAGAAAGCAGCAAAGCGGCGGATATCGGCCGTACAGGCAGTGGCATAATCCACTACCGGTGTTTCGGTAAAGAAAGTGCAGAGCATGGAACCAACCCGGTTAAAGGAAAGCACAAGGCCTGCTTCCTGGGCGGCTTCAGCCAATCCCCGGGCGAGAAGGGCGGACTTACGCTCCAGTTCTTCGTAAGTGCCGGGCCGTTTTAGTACCCTTAAAGTGGCCAGGCCCGCGGTTACAGCCAGGGGATTGCCCGAAAGGGTGCCTGCCTGGTAAACCGGACCTTCCGGCGACACCTGTTCCATGATGTGCCGCTTTCCACCATAGGCGCCCACGGGCAGGCCGCCGCCGATGATTTTGCCCAGGCAGGTCAGGTCGGGATCGATATTGTACAGCTCCTGGGCGCCGCCGTAAGAAAGCCTGAAGCCGGTGATCACTTCATCAAAGATCAATAATGCTCCGTAACGGCGGGTGATTTCCCTGAGGCCCTCCAAAAAGCCTTCCCTGGGCGGTACTACGCCCATGTTACCCGCTACCGGTTCCACAATTACGGCGGCAATATCCTCGCCTTCCCGGGCGAAGATTGCTTCTAAAGTATCCAGGTCGTTATATGGGGCCGCAATGGTGTCCGCCGCCGTGCTGGCCGGCACCCCGGGGCTGCTGGGCACCCCCAGGGTAAGGGCCCCGGAACCGGCTTTAATCAACAAAAAGTCGGCGTGGCCATGGTAACAGCCCTCAAACTTGACAATTTTATTGCGCTTCGTGTACGCCCGGGCCAGCCGCAGGGCGCTCATGGTTGCTTCGGTGCCCGAGTTTACCAGGCGCACCATTTCCACGGCCGGTAGTGCTTCTACAATGGCCCTGGCCAGCTCAATTTCCAGTTCGGTGGGAGCACCAAAACTGGTGCCGATTGCCAGGCATTCCTGCAGGGCCGCCGTTACTTCCGGGTGCCGGTGGCCCAGGATGAGCGGTCCCCAGGAGCCCACGTAGTCTATGTATTCATTGCCGTCCACATCATAAATCAGCGCTCCCTTTCCCCGGGCGATGAAAAGGGGTTGTCCCCCAACGGCTTTAAAGGCTCTTACGGGGCTGTTTACGCCGCCGGGCATGTAACGGCGGGCCTGGGCGAATAGTTCCTTAGACCTTTCGTAAGACAAGATACCACCTTCATTTCTCCACAAAGTATTTCATACTGCTCTTTTTTAATTCGGCTATACTAAATAACAGACGGTAGTTAGCAACCCCGCTGGCCCGGGAGAGCCGGGCGGCAATCTCCCGGCAATCCTGAGGCGTCTGTCCGTGGACCACGGTAAACAAGTTGTACGGCCAGTCGGGCAGCCGGGCGGGACGC containing:
- a CDS encoding redox-sensing transcriptional repressor Rex — encoded protein: MKTLRVPEATVTRLSIYSRYLERLDRNGVTTVSSGEIAEGVGVSPAQVRKDLAYFGEFGTRGVGYNVKDLMRYTKKILGLDQDWPLILVGAGNLGYALCTYKGFNSRGFKIVGVFDNDLTKIGKKIAELEVLPMEKMPEVIQEHKARIGIIAVPPRAAQDVADFMVKNGLEAILNFAPVALNLPEGIEIRNVDLSVKLEILTFNLGFKSAQRL
- the hemL gene encoding glutamate-1-semialdehyde 2,1-aminomutase, yielding MSYERSKELFAQARRYMPGGVNSPVRAFKAVGGQPLFIARGKGALIYDVDGNEYIDYVGSWGPLILGHRHPEVTAALQECLAIGTSFGAPTELEIELARAIVEALPAVEMVRLVNSGTEATMSALRLARAYTKRNKIVKFEGCYHGHADFLLIKAGSGALTLGVPSSPGVPASTAADTIAAPYNDLDTLEAIFAREGEDIAAVIVEPVAGNMGVVPPREGFLEGLREITRRYGALLIFDEVITGFRLSYGGAQELYNIDPDLTCLGKIIGGGLPVGAYGGKRHIMEQVSPEGPVYQAGTLSGNPLAVTAGLATLRVLKRPGTYEELERKSALLARGLAEAAQEAGLVLSFNRVGSMLCTFFTETPVVDYATACTADIRRFAAFFQSMLEQGIYLAPSQFEATFVSLAHTDEQIQRTVEAARKAFAAASKIEK